A single window of Halobacterium jilantaiense DNA harbors:
- the heR gene encoding heliorhodopsin HeR → MGQTTPSDWNLRRFNAAMGVLHFLQGAVMLSLSSSRRWTVTATRLDFNTESQQLEPVMESIGTIELAYLAVAFLFISAIAHALIATVLYDRYVSYLKQGTNPYRWYEYAVSASIMVVLIAMLAGVWDLGTLIALFGLVAVMNLCGLVMERHNRLTTDTDWSSFVVGSVAGVVPWLVIAVSIIGTFDAGGSPPDFVIIIYVSLFVLFNLFAINMLLQYLEVWKWQDYLYGERAYIVLSLVAKSLLAWQVYFGALNSPV, encoded by the coding sequence ATGGGACAGACCACACCAAGCGACTGGAATCTCCGGCGATTCAACGCAGCCATGGGAGTTCTACACTTCCTCCAAGGGGCGGTGATGCTCTCCCTGAGTTCCTCGCGGCGGTGGACGGTCACCGCGACGCGTCTCGACTTCAACACGGAGAGCCAGCAACTCGAACCCGTCATGGAGTCGATCGGGACAATCGAGTTGGCCTATCTGGCGGTCGCATTCCTGTTCATCTCTGCAATCGCTCACGCGCTGATTGCAACGGTTCTCTACGACCGCTACGTCTCCTATCTCAAGCAGGGTACGAACCCGTACCGGTGGTACGAGTACGCAGTCAGCGCCTCGATAATGGTTGTCCTGATTGCCATGCTCGCGGGCGTCTGGGACCTGGGCACGCTAATCGCCCTGTTCGGTCTCGTCGCGGTGATGAATCTCTGCGGACTGGTCATGGAGCGCCACAATCGGCTGACTACGGATACGGACTGGAGTTCGTTCGTCGTCGGTTCGGTCGCCGGTGTCGTCCCGTGGCTCGTCATCGCCGTCTCCATCATCGGCACGTTCGACGCCGGCGGCAGCCCACCGGACTTCGTGATTATCATCTACGTCTCGCTGTTCGTCCTGTTCAATCTCTTCGCGATTAACATGCTGTTGCAGTACCTCGAGGTCTGGAAGTGGCAGGACTACCTGTACGGTGAGCGCGCGTACATCGTGTTGAGCCTCGTGGCGAAGTCGCTGCTGGCCTGGCAGGTCTACTTCGGCGCGCTGAACTCACCAGTGTAG
- a CDS encoding Lrp/AsnC family transcriptional regulator, translated as MDHRVDEIDKRVLYHLSRDARNTTAADVAEEMDVTPATIRNRIHQLEAAGILRGYLADVNYKAIEGHVTYQFSCTAPIPERDRLAQAALDVSGVVSVRELMTGKTNLAVTAVGSNTDDISRIAGELSDAGLEIEDESVVENEYHQPYNPFGPDDVPVGPSLTDFMSLAGGAEVVEFTVSEGADVAGLTIEQAVEDGLLADEMLVVGIERDGGVLTPKGETVIRTGDVVSLFSKSTLERDALEVFGTQ; from the coding sequence ATGGACCACCGGGTCGACGAAATCGACAAGCGCGTCCTCTACCACCTGTCGCGGGACGCCCGGAACACGACCGCCGCAGACGTCGCCGAAGAGATGGACGTGACGCCGGCGACCATCCGGAACCGCATCCACCAGCTCGAAGCCGCGGGCATCCTCCGGGGGTACCTCGCCGACGTCAACTACAAAGCCATCGAGGGGCACGTCACGTACCAGTTCAGTTGCACGGCCCCGATTCCCGAACGGGACCGGCTCGCGCAGGCCGCCCTCGACGTCTCCGGCGTCGTCTCCGTCCGCGAACTGATGACGGGCAAGACCAACCTCGCCGTGACGGCTGTCGGGTCGAACACCGACGACATCAGCCGCATCGCCGGTGAGCTCTCCGACGCCGGGCTGGAGATCGAGGACGAGAGCGTCGTGGAGAACGAGTACCACCAGCCGTACAACCCCTTCGGCCCCGACGACGTCCCCGTCGGCCCGTCGCTGACCGACTTCATGAGCCTCGCGGGCGGTGCCGAAGTCGTCGAGTTCACCGTCTCCGAGGGTGCCGACGTCGCCGGGCTGACCATCGAGCAGGCGGTCGAAGACGGACTGCTCGCCGACGAGATGCTGGTCGTCGGCATCGAGCGCGACGGCGGCGTCCTCACGCCGAAAGGCGAGACCGTCATCCGGACCGGCGACGTCGTCTCGCTGTTCTCGAAGTCCACGCTGGAGCGAGACGCCCTCGAAGTGTTCGGCACGCAGTGA
- a CDS encoding potassium channel family protein, with protein MYIIVVGAGDIGTPLIDIATRSGNEVVVVERDAQKADEIASAHDCLVLNDDATVKETLADAGADRADAIISTTDQDATNVMVCLLAEEFDIPAITSVVHDPEHMNLFRQIGVNTIENPQQLIAGHLYRAVSRPAIVDYMRIGEEAEVFEITVTADAPIAGKTLTEAGDADILSDDVLIVAIDRDGDGNGPLTPRGDTRIEAGDLLTVYSATGADPELTDVFGHDEDHSA; from the coding sequence ATGTACATCATCGTTGTCGGCGCAGGCGACATCGGAACGCCGCTGATAGACATCGCGACCAGGTCCGGAAACGAGGTCGTGGTCGTCGAGCGGGACGCACAGAAGGCCGACGAGATCGCCAGCGCCCACGACTGTCTCGTGCTGAACGACGACGCGACGGTCAAGGAAACGCTGGCGGACGCCGGGGCGGACCGGGCGGACGCCATTATCTCGACGACCGACCAGGACGCGACGAACGTGATGGTCTGCCTGCTCGCCGAGGAGTTCGATATCCCGGCGATCACGTCGGTCGTCCACGACCCCGAACACATGAACCTCTTCCGCCAGATCGGCGTGAACACCATCGAGAACCCACAGCAGCTCATCGCGGGTCACCTCTACCGGGCGGTCTCCCGTCCGGCCATCGTCGACTACATGCGCATCGGCGAGGAGGCCGAGGTGTTCGAAATCACGGTCACGGCGGACGCGCCCATCGCCGGGAAGACGCTCACGGAAGCCGGCGACGCCGACATCCTCTCGGACGATGTCCTCATCGTAGCCATCGACCGGGACGGGGACGGGAACGGCCCGCTGACGCCGCGCGGCGACACGCGAATCGAGGCCGGCGACCTCCTGACCGTCTACTCGGCCACCGGAGCCGACCCCGAACTCACCGACGTCTTCGGCCACGACGAGGACCACTCCGCGTAA
- a CDS encoding DJ-1/PfpI family protein has product MTIKIATIVFEGFDELDAVAPYEVFQTAAEMGADLDVSMRTLVPDEGVTARHGLTVEPDDVLLGTPDLVVVPGGGWNDRESRGVWSEVENGTLPERLDTLHEGGATIASVCTGAMLLADAGLLDGRPATTHESAKDDLREDYPDVDVRDDRFVDDGTILTAGGVTAGIDLALHVVERECSPGIAEQVADEIEYDSGY; this is encoded by the coding sequence ATGACCATCAAGATTGCAACCATCGTCTTTGAGGGGTTCGACGAGCTCGACGCAGTCGCGCCCTACGAGGTGTTCCAGACGGCCGCCGAGATGGGTGCCGACCTGGACGTGTCGATGCGCACGCTCGTGCCGGACGAGGGTGTGACCGCACGCCACGGCCTGACCGTCGAGCCGGACGACGTGCTGCTCGGCACGCCCGACCTCGTCGTCGTCCCCGGTGGCGGGTGGAACGACCGCGAATCCCGGGGTGTCTGGTCGGAGGTCGAGAACGGCACGCTCCCCGAGCGCCTCGACACGCTCCACGAGGGCGGCGCGACCATCGCTTCGGTCTGCACGGGCGCGATGCTGCTCGCAGACGCCGGTCTGCTCGACGGCCGGCCCGCGACCACCCACGAGTCCGCGAAAGACGACCTGCGCGAGGACTACCCCGACGTGGACGTCCGCGACGACCGCTTCGTCGACGACGGCACGATTCTCACCGCGGGCGGCGTCACCGCCGGCATCGACCTCGCGCTCCACGTCGTCGAGCGCGAGTGCTCGCCGGGCATCGCCGAGCAGGTCGCCGACGAAATCGAGTACGACTCCGGGTACTGA
- a CDS encoding TrkH family potassium uptake protein yields MRVDTRTVGRDVGRIVQAVSLMMVASVVVAAANAEFYAIPAFLGSAVVAAGVGTALARRYRDADPPAKRDAMVTAATAWMLVGVLGGLPFLFVAWTIQVDPFPVWANTPPMDATTAIFRHPLDAVFESMSGFTGTGLTMAAVEEKLPRSLHWWRSLIEWVGGVGVIVLTVAILRRGGGSSGSYTLYESEARSEKIHPSIVTTVREIWKIFVGLTLGSILLYLLVGMPLWDAINHAMTGIATGGFSVHADSIGHYGSPLIEYATVPIMVAGSIAFPIHYLLFKGELRNFYTDLQTRWVFLWFGAGSLALTGILYANGQYATFEETFRVSLFQFVSATSNTGFGSATVGGGTEQVWSAGATLLTCLGMLTGGAAGSTTSGLKLIRVATLVRGTVWQIREVFRPDSAIRYMKLGERKLSEKQAESEYTEATVVFVLWVAFLAIGVAVLLRVLSPGHPLEYVIFDVMSAQSNVGLDSGITGPTMPGTAKAMLILNMWVGRLEIIPIAVLLGAVFQRLDLYR; encoded by the coding sequence ATGCGAGTCGACACGCGGACCGTCGGCCGCGACGTCGGCCGCATCGTGCAGGCCGTCTCACTGATGATGGTCGCCTCCGTCGTCGTCGCAGCCGCGAACGCCGAGTTCTACGCCATTCCGGCGTTCCTCGGGTCGGCGGTCGTGGCGGCGGGCGTCGGCACCGCGCTGGCGCGCCGCTACCGGGACGCCGACCCGCCGGCGAAGCGGGACGCGATGGTGACGGCGGCGACCGCGTGGATGCTGGTCGGCGTCCTCGGCGGACTGCCGTTCCTCTTCGTCGCGTGGACGATTCAGGTCGACCCGTTCCCGGTGTGGGCGAACACGCCGCCGATGGACGCGACGACGGCCATCTTCCGCCACCCCCTCGACGCCGTCTTCGAGAGCATGAGCGGGTTCACCGGAACCGGGCTGACGATGGCCGCCGTCGAGGAGAAACTGCCGCGGTCGCTGCACTGGTGGCGGTCGCTCATCGAGTGGGTGGGCGGCGTCGGCGTCATCGTCCTGACGGTCGCGATTCTCCGTCGGGGCGGCGGGAGCAGCGGGTCGTACACGCTCTACGAGAGCGAAGCGCGCTCGGAGAAGATTCACCCGAGCATCGTGACGACCGTCCGAGAAATCTGGAAGATATTCGTCGGGCTCACGCTCGGCTCCATCCTGCTCTACCTCCTGGTCGGGATGCCGCTGTGGGACGCCATCAACCACGCGATGACGGGCATCGCGACCGGCGGCTTCTCGGTCCACGCGGACTCCATCGGGCACTACGGCAGCCCGCTCATCGAGTACGCGACCGTCCCCATCATGGTCGCGGGCAGCATCGCGTTCCCCATCCACTACCTGCTGTTCAAGGGCGAACTGCGGAACTTCTACACCGACCTCCAGACCCGGTGGGTGTTCCTCTGGTTCGGTGCCGGGTCGCTCGCCCTCACGGGCATCCTGTACGCGAACGGCCAGTACGCCACGTTCGAGGAGACGTTCCGGGTGAGCCTCTTCCAGTTCGTCTCCGCGACCTCGAACACCGGCTTCGGGAGCGCGACCGTCGGCGGCGGCACCGAGCAGGTCTGGAGCGCCGGTGCCACCCTACTGACGTGCCTGGGGATGCTCACCGGGGGCGCTGCGGGTTCGACGACTAGCGGCCTCAAACTGATTCGCGTCGCGACGCTCGTCCGCGGGACGGTCTGGCAGATTCGGGAGGTCTTCCGACCGGATTCGGCCATCCGGTACATGAAACTCGGCGAGCGGAAACTCAGCGAGAAACAGGCCGAGAGCGAGTACACGGAGGCGACCGTCGTGTTCGTGCTCTGGGTCGCGTTCCTCGCAATCGGCGTCGCCGTTCTACTGCGCGTGCTCTCGCCCGGCCATCCGCTGGAGTACGTCATTTTCGACGTGATGAGCGCGCAGAGCAACGTCGGACTGGACTCCGGCATCACCGGGCCGACGATGCCCGGTACCGCGAAGGCGATGCTGATACTCAACATGTGGGTGGGTCGCCTCGAAATCATCCCGATTGCGGTGCTGCTCGGCGCGGTCTTCCAGCGCCTCGACCTCTAC
- a CDS encoding universal stress protein, whose amino-acid sequence MSRTTLLVPVVFPEPDVYPLDDENIVGLSGFDVVLFGYWEVPEEADREAVRASREPDAQSVLYELAAAFSRGGASTSVQLFFGESGATEAKLQDRIADESDVDAVLMGGNITKWANVLVPLRDDRRRADLLTFLGGLNRHSMFTLELYHVAPDRAAADAGEAMLESVRADLVEAGFAEDVVDVTVDIGDNPSVAVAKRARRHNLVVMGETGESPSESAFLGGVYRRLADRVDVPVVVLRD is encoded by the coding sequence ATGTCCAGAACAACGCTGCTCGTCCCCGTGGTGTTCCCGGAGCCGGACGTCTACCCGCTGGACGACGAGAACATCGTCGGCTTGAGCGGGTTCGACGTCGTGCTGTTCGGGTACTGGGAGGTCCCGGAGGAGGCCGACCGGGAGGCGGTGCGCGCGAGCCGGGAACCGGACGCGCAGTCGGTCCTCTACGAGTTGGCTGCCGCGTTCAGCCGTGGCGGCGCGTCCACGTCGGTGCAGTTGTTCTTCGGAGAGTCGGGGGCGACGGAGGCGAAACTCCAGGACCGCATCGCGGACGAGTCCGACGTGGACGCGGTGTTGATGGGGGGCAACATCACGAAGTGGGCGAACGTCCTGGTGCCGCTCCGGGACGACCGCCGCCGGGCGGACCTCCTGACATTTCTCGGCGGCCTGAATCGACACTCGATGTTCACGCTGGAGCTGTACCACGTCGCGCCCGACCGGGCTGCGGCCGACGCGGGCGAGGCGATGCTCGAGAGCGTCCGTGCGGACCTCGTCGAGGCCGGATTCGCGGAGGACGTCGTCGACGTGACCGTCGACATCGGCGATAACCCGAGTGTGGCGGTCGCGAAGCGCGCGCGGCGACACAACCTCGTGGTGATGGGAGAGACGGGCGAGAGTCCCTCTGAGTCGGCGTTTCTGGGCGGTGTCTACCGGCGGCTCGCCGACCGGGTCGACGTTCCGGTGGTCGTCCTGCGGGACTGA
- a CDS encoding NADP-dependent phosphogluconate dehydrogenase: protein MELGVVGLGRMGRIVVDRCLDAGHDVVAFDIDADARADAADAGATAVDSLPDLAAELGDDPRVWLMVPAGDPVDAALDELVPELGDDAIVVDGGNSHFEDSTRRADEYDVAYLDCGTSGGPAGAEHGFSLMVGGPEWAYEELIPVFDAVATGPAGHDRMGPAGSGHYVKMVHNGVEYALMQTYGEGFELLHEGRYDLDLEAVARTWNNGAVIRSWLLELCEEAFREEGSDLGDVADHVAGGSTGTWTVQESLEQEVPLPLIYQALSERFGSRASGDGEGRFSRRLANRLRYGFGRHDVARKE from the coding sequence ATGGAACTCGGAGTTGTCGGCCTCGGCCGCATGGGGCGCATCGTCGTCGACCGGTGTCTCGACGCCGGCCACGACGTCGTGGCGTTCGACATCGACGCGGACGCCCGCGCGGACGCGGCGGACGCCGGCGCGACCGCGGTCGACTCGCTCCCCGACCTCGCCGCCGAACTCGGCGACGACCCCCGCGTCTGGCTGATGGTGCCGGCGGGCGACCCGGTCGACGCCGCGCTCGACGAACTCGTCCCAGAACTCGGTGACGATGCAATCGTCGTCGACGGCGGAAACAGCCACTTCGAGGACTCGACGCGGCGCGCCGACGAGTACGACGTGGCCTACCTGGACTGCGGTACCTCCGGCGGCCCCGCGGGGGCAGAACACGGCTTCTCGCTGATGGTCGGCGGCCCGGAGTGGGCGTACGAGGAACTGATCCCCGTCTTCGACGCCGTCGCGACCGGTCCCGCGGGCCACGACCGCATGGGGCCGGCGGGCTCCGGACACTACGTGAAGATGGTCCACAACGGCGTCGAGTACGCGCTCATGCAGACCTACGGCGAGGGCTTCGAACTGCTCCACGAGGGCCGCTACGACCTCGACCTGGAGGCCGTCGCGCGCACCTGGAACAACGGCGCGGTCATCCGGTCGTGGCTGCTCGAACTCTGCGAGGAGGCGTTCCGCGAGGAGGGCAGCGACCTCGGCGACGTCGCCGACCACGTGGCCGGCGGCTCCACGGGCACGTGGACCGTTCAGGAGTCCCTCGAACAGGAGGTCCCGCTGCCGCTCATCTACCAGGCGCTCTCCGAGCGCTTCGGCTCGCGGGCGAGCGGTGACGGCGAGGGCCGGTTCTCGCGGCGGCTGGCGAACCGGCTGCGGTACGGATTCGGCAGACACGACGTGGCGCGAAAAGAGTAG
- a CDS encoding 2Fe-2S iron-sulfur cluster-binding protein — protein MVNTLGLAIGLGAALTFVVLHFAKGASNPAPEDIAADVLEQRAATVPETDFPEPYNRSIGGGGGAGAVAGGAEGELEDSEEEDEGFDPDDIADDEVEYYEIEFVNEGETIEVANNETLLDAGEDEGWDLPYACRQGQCVSCGGRVASGEDASEYIRHSNNESLGDSEIEEGYMLTCTAHPTAEFSLETNETP, from the coding sequence ATGGTGAACACACTGGGCCTCGCGATCGGCCTGGGGGCGGCGCTCACGTTCGTCGTCCTCCACTTCGCGAAGGGGGCGTCGAATCCCGCCCCGGAGGACATCGCTGCCGACGTCCTCGAGCAGCGAGCCGCCACGGTGCCCGAGACTGACTTCCCGGAGCCGTACAACCGCTCCATCGGCGGCGGCGGTGGCGCTGGCGCTGTCGCGGGCGGCGCGGAGGGCGAACTCGAGGACTCCGAGGAGGAAGACGAGGGCTTCGACCCCGACGACATCGCGGACGACGAGGTCGAGTACTACGAGATCGAGTTCGTCAACGAGGGCGAGACCATCGAGGTCGCGAACAACGAGACGCTGCTGGACGCCGGCGAGGACGAGGGCTGGGACCTCCCGTACGCCTGCCGCCAGGGCCAGTGCGTGTCCTGTGGGGGCCGCGTCGCCAGCGGCGAGGACGCCAGCGAGTACATCCGTCACTCGAACAACGAGTCGCTGGGCGACTCGGAGATCGAGGAGGGCTACATGCTGACGTGTACGGCCCACCCGACGGCGGAGTTCTCCCTGGAGACGAACGAGACACCCTGA
- a CDS encoding MATE family efflux transporter has translation MVELAWPIVVIQLLQVAYNLADTFWLGQFSGNAVAAISLAFPLVFFLISVGGGFTTAGSILVAQFTGADSEGSAGKVAAQTLGFVVSLSAVLGVVGHFVTGDMLALLPADPETAALVVPKAAEYMEVFFLGMPALFGFFVFSSLMRGYGNTRTPMIVMFVSVAINVILDPFLIFGYGPFPEMGIAGAAVATIFARAVAAVIGVYVLFYTNAGPEIELSQFYPDFSMISRIVRVGTPSAAEQSTTALAMITLTAMVASFPPAVVGAFGLGNRLISLVFLPAMGLGRATNTMVGQNLGAKNTERAERAVWLAAKFAAAVLFGVAIVAAVFPEPIVSVFLAPGSENAAEIIDYGTTYLRIRSVEFVFVGILQVMLGAFRGAGNTKTSMVISMIALWLGRVPTVYVFAFVLGWGATGIWVGMALGNIVGAIAAALWFTRGTWKNTIVDADDDESDGDSDTPPEDDQPDPA, from the coding sequence ATGGTCGAGTTGGCGTGGCCGATTGTCGTCATCCAGTTGCTGCAGGTCGCGTACAACCTCGCCGACACCTTCTGGCTCGGCCAGTTCTCCGGGAACGCGGTGGCCGCCATCTCGCTGGCGTTCCCGCTCGTGTTCTTCCTCATCTCCGTCGGTGGCGGCTTCACGACCGCGGGCTCCATCCTCGTCGCGCAGTTCACTGGTGCCGACAGCGAAGGCTCTGCGGGGAAGGTCGCCGCTCAGACGCTTGGCTTCGTGGTCAGTCTCTCAGCTGTCCTCGGCGTCGTCGGGCACTTCGTCACCGGAGACATGCTCGCGCTCCTGCCAGCCGACCCCGAGACCGCAGCACTCGTCGTGCCGAAGGCCGCCGAGTACATGGAGGTCTTCTTCCTCGGGATGCCCGCGCTGTTCGGGTTCTTCGTGTTCTCCTCGCTGATGCGGGGGTACGGCAACACCCGGACGCCGATGATCGTGATGTTCGTCAGCGTCGCTATCAACGTCATCCTCGACCCGTTCCTCATCTTCGGCTACGGGCCGTTCCCCGAGATGGGTATCGCAGGTGCCGCCGTCGCGACCATCTTCGCGCGCGCCGTCGCCGCCGTTATCGGCGTCTACGTCCTCTTCTACACGAACGCCGGCCCCGAAATCGAACTCTCGCAGTTCTACCCCGACTTCTCGATGATCTCCCGCATCGTCCGCGTCGGCACGCCGAGCGCCGCCGAGCAGTCCACCACCGCGCTCGCGATGATCACGCTCACCGCGATGGTCGCGAGCTTCCCGCCGGCCGTCGTTGGTGCGTTCGGCCTCGGCAACCGCCTCATCTCGCTGGTGTTCCTACCAGCGATGGGGCTCGGCCGCGCGACGAACACGATGGTCGGCCAGAACCTCGGTGCCAAGAACACCGAACGCGCCGAGCGCGCCGTCTGGCTCGCCGCGAAGTTCGCCGCCGCCGTCCTCTTCGGCGTCGCCATCGTCGCCGCCGTCTTCCCCGAACCGATCGTCTCGGTGTTCCTCGCGCCCGGCAGCGAGAACGCCGCCGAAATTATCGACTACGGCACGACGTACCTCCGCATCCGCTCGGTGGAGTTCGTCTTCGTCGGGATTCTCCAAGTGATGCTCGGCGCGTTCCGCGGTGCCGGCAACACCAAGACCTCGATGGTCATCTCCATGATTGCGCTCTGGCTCGGCCGCGTCCCCACCGTCTACGTCTTCGCGTTCGTCCTCGGCTGGGGCGCGACCGGCATCTGGGTCGGCATGGCGCTCGGGAACATCGTCGGCGCTATCGCCGCCGCGCTCTGGTTCACGCGGGGCACCTGGAAGAACACAATCGTCGACGCCGACGACGACGAGAGCGACGGCGACAGCGACACGCCCCCCGAGGACGACCAGCCCGACCCCGCCTGA
- a CDS encoding permease — translation MLATLGTTVVEALRIGVGFLWTAAWAIIMGLVITSLVQVYVSKERMAAVLGEGDVTGVTKATLFGAASSGCSFGAVAIGKGLFKKGAHVVNFLAFMFASTNLIVELGLMILLLLGWEFLVAELLGGLLLIAVMAVIVHLTLPENLFDEVRAELNQRDRDHGVSADPTCGMDGKEEYSLVTDGGETLQFCSAGCMETYQQEVASSGGWRDELLSWGGWYRVANQYRKEWSMLYEDVIAGFLIAGFVIVFVPQWVWNTLFLQGDGLLVSAENAVMGVAIAVVSFVGSMGNVPFAVALWGGGVSFAGVIAFVYADLITVPVLNFYRKYYGWTVMAYIFGVFFVTMAFTGFLMEQLFDVLGIVPDLAAGVTASEQTYFELNYTFYLNVIAFAVSGFLFYVYRRGLGAPGQYRDPVCGMRTDDDGASATYDGETYYFCSKACERAFEDTPGEFATADPVISDGHDHH, via the coding sequence ATGCTGGCGACACTGGGCACGACAGTAGTCGAGGCGCTCCGAATCGGTGTCGGCTTCCTCTGGACCGCGGCGTGGGCGATCATCATGGGGCTGGTGATAACCAGTCTCGTCCAGGTCTACGTCTCGAAAGAGCGGATGGCGGCCGTGCTGGGTGAGGGCGACGTCACGGGTGTCACCAAGGCAACGCTGTTCGGTGCGGCCAGCAGTGGCTGTAGCTTCGGGGCCGTCGCCATCGGGAAGGGGCTGTTCAAGAAGGGGGCGCACGTCGTGAACTTCCTCGCGTTCATGTTCGCGTCGACGAACCTCATCGTCGAGCTCGGGCTGATGATTCTGCTCCTGCTCGGCTGGGAGTTCCTCGTGGCCGAGTTACTCGGCGGCCTGCTTCTCATCGCGGTGATGGCGGTCATCGTCCACCTGACGCTCCCGGAGAATCTATTCGACGAGGTCCGCGCCGAACTGAATCAGCGCGACCGCGACCACGGTGTTTCGGCGGACCCGACGTGCGGGATGGACGGCAAAGAGGAGTACTCACTCGTCACAGACGGCGGCGAAACCCTGCAGTTCTGCTCGGCGGGGTGCATGGAGACCTACCAGCAGGAGGTGGCAAGCAGCGGCGGCTGGCGGGACGAACTGCTATCGTGGGGCGGCTGGTACAGGGTCGCCAACCAGTACCGCAAGGAGTGGTCGATGCTCTACGAGGACGTGATTGCGGGGTTCCTGATTGCGGGGTTCGTCATCGTGTTCGTGCCCCAGTGGGTCTGGAACACGCTCTTCTTGCAGGGCGACGGCTTGCTGGTCAGCGCCGAGAACGCGGTCATGGGCGTTGCCATCGCCGTCGTCAGCTTCGTCGGCAGCATGGGGAACGTCCCGTTCGCCGTCGCGCTCTGGGGCGGCGGTGTCAGCTTCGCGGGCGTCATCGCGTTCGTCTACGCCGACCTCATCACGGTCCCCGTGCTCAACTTCTACCGGAAGTACTACGGCTGGACGGTGATGGCCTACATCTTCGGCGTGTTCTTCGTGACGATGGCGTTCACGGGCTTCCTCATGGAGCAACTGTTCGACGTGCTGGGAATCGTCCCCGATCTCGCCGCCGGCGTGACTGCGAGTGAGCAGACGTACTTCGAACTGAACTACACGTTCTACCTCAACGTGATCGCGTTCGCGGTCTCCGGGTTCCTCTTCTACGTGTACCGGCGCGGGCTGGGAGCGCCCGGACAGTACCGGGACCCAGTCTGCGGGATGCGGACCGACGACGACGGAGCGAGCGCCACGTACGACGGCGAGACCTACTACTTCTGCTCGAAGGCGTGCGAGCGAGCGTTCGAAGACACACCCGGGGAGTTCGCCACAGCCGACCCGGTCATCTCGGACGGGCACGACCACCACTGA
- a CDS encoding SHOCT domain-containing protein yields the protein MTTNTNRQLVWVVLAIAVALIVVPAFVMGFGVMGGGPMMGGGPMMGGSWGDHMWGSGEAPGWMLVVGAGMQLLFLAVLAGAVYLGYRAVTTQDDSTDPALEALRTAYARGDLSDEEYERRRARLENE from the coding sequence ATGACCACTAACACCAACCGACAGCTCGTCTGGGTCGTGCTCGCAATTGCCGTCGCCCTCATCGTCGTCCCCGCGTTCGTCATGGGGTTCGGGGTGATGGGTGGCGGGCCGATGATGGGCGGCGGACCGATGATGGGCGGATCGTGGGGCGACCACATGTGGGGAAGTGGCGAGGCACCCGGATGGATGCTGGTCGTCGGCGCGGGGATGCAACTGCTCTTCCTCGCCGTCCTCGCCGGGGCCGTCTACCTCGGCTACCGGGCGGTGACCACGCAGGATGACTCGACCGACCCGGCACTCGAAGCACTTCGGACTGCCTACGCCCGCGGCGACCTGAGTGACGAGGAGTACGAACGACGCCGAGCACGCCTCGAAAACGAGTGA